In Vibrio gangliei, a single window of DNA contains:
- a CDS encoding TraB/GumN family protein, which translates to MKNWRPFLLSLLSLPSLWLSHTAHAEPMVWKATKGQQQLMLIGTIHLGDKSMYPLPMPLENFLKISDGLVLETDVEDAPDLDFTGVLLTRDVLNNQQQLQLEAVAQELKLNPQVLLDIPPWLTAVTIENQTFQQLGYDADSGVDQTLLKQAQSLNVPLLTFETMAEQLHVLQTLPDNGKDLLLESISDEQNNTDIYTCLIQSWKDGDKETLLDILETADWDDATSSQLLTSRNKKWIEKIIDPQFLAPTGKYVIAVGALHLIGQHNLRELLGQQGYEIELLTTSNTAQCR; encoded by the coding sequence ATGAAAAATTGGCGTCCTTTTCTATTATCTTTGCTATCACTTCCGTCACTTTGGCTTAGTCATACCGCTCACGCAGAACCTATGGTTTGGAAAGCCACCAAAGGACAACAGCAGCTCATGTTAATTGGCACCATTCACCTGGGTGACAAAAGCATGTATCCACTGCCTATGCCATTGGAAAACTTCCTAAAAATCAGTGATGGGTTGGTATTAGAAACGGATGTTGAAGATGCGCCCGATCTTGATTTCACAGGAGTATTACTCACTCGGGATGTACTCAATAACCAGCAACAACTCCAGCTAGAAGCAGTGGCACAAGAACTGAAATTAAACCCACAAGTATTGCTGGATATTCCACCTTGGCTGACTGCTGTGACCATTGAAAACCAAACCTTTCAGCAATTGGGTTACGATGCTGACAGCGGTGTGGATCAAACCTTGTTGAAACAAGCGCAAAGCCTCAACGTCCCTCTGCTGACGTTTGAAACCATGGCCGAGCAATTGCATGTTCTGCAAACGCTGCCAGACAATGGTAAAGATTTATTATTAGAATCCATCAGCGATGAACAAAACAACACAGATATCTACACCTGCTTGATCCAAAGTTGGAAAGACGGCGATAAAGAAACGTTATTAGACATCTTAGAAACCGCCGATTGGGATGATGCCACCAGCAGCCAATTACTCACTTCACGCAATAAAAAATGGATCGAAAAAATCATCGATCCACAGTTCCTTGCCCCGACAGGAAAATACGTTATTGCGGTGGGCGCTCTGCACCTTATCGGCCAGCATAACCTGCGTGAGCTATTAGGTCAGCAAGGCTACGAGATCGAACTACTCACCACCAGCAATACTGCGCAGTGTCGTTAA
- a CDS encoding RNA methyltransferase gives MLAKTLKSKVTIGLTNPKSPSNVGAVMRAAGCYRADAVRYTGVRYEKAAKFHTDTKSMTRKIPLDGVDDMLQGLSPGTKVVCVELAEGAIPLPEFQHPENALYVFGPEDGSIDQSVVSKADAVVYVPTVGCMNLAASVNVLLYDRLAKSSNIEQGDELIRKSRDNRNKLQVD, from the coding sequence ATGCTAGCCAAAACTTTAAAGAGCAAAGTCACCATCGGCCTAACTAACCCTAAAAGTCCTTCTAATGTCGGTGCTGTCATGCGTGCGGCGGGGTGTTATCGAGCGGATGCGGTCCGTTATACTGGCGTGCGTTATGAAAAAGCTGCCAAGTTTCATACGGATACTAAAAGTATGACGCGTAAAATTCCGCTGGATGGGGTGGATGACATGCTGCAAGGTTTAAGCCCGGGTACCAAAGTTGTGTGTGTAGAGCTTGCCGAAGGGGCGATTCCATTGCCTGAATTTCAGCACCCTGAAAACGCGTTATATGTGTTTGGGCCGGAAGATGGCAGCATAGATCAAAGTGTGGTGTCTAAAGCCGATGCCGTGGTTTATGTGCCGACGGTGGGGTGTATGAATCTAGCCGCGTCAGTGAACGTGTTGCTTTACGATCGCCTTGCTAAATCGTCAAACATAGAACAAGGCGATGAGTTGATCCGTAAGAGCCGTGATAATCGCAATAAATTACAGGTAGATTAA